A single Salmo trutta chromosome 14, fSalTru1.1, whole genome shotgun sequence DNA region contains:
- the LOC115208069 gene encoding NAD-dependent protein lipoamidase sirtuin-4, mitochondrial isoform X1 codes for MRFPWRPLALCCSAPGRRASSSSVPEGIQSFVPASSTIDAHALEQLQAFLSRATRLFVVTGAGLSTESGIPDYRSEGVGLYARTDRRPMQYAEYIRSAKSRQRYWARNYMGWPQFSSHQPNSAHLALQQWEEQGKVHWLVTQNVDALHSKAGHQGLTELHGCAHRVLCLGCGAVSPREDLQKRFKALNPSWGAQAGGVAPDGDVFIEDEQVLHFRVPSCKDCGGILKPEVTFFGDTVNRRTVQFVHERLAESDAVLVAGSSLQVYSGYRFLLAAAEQKIPVAILNIGSTRADHLAEFRVSARCGEVLSVIQPH; via the exons ATGCGGTTCCCATGGAGACCCTTGGCACTGTGTTGCTCAGCCCCTGGGAGAcgggcatcatcatcatcagttcCCGAGGGCATCCAGAGCTTTGTGCCCGCCAGCAGCACCATCGATGCCCACGCCCTGGAGCAGCTACAGGCCTTCTTGTCCCGTGCCACGCGCCTCTTCGTCGTCACTGGGGCGGGTCTCTCCACAGAGTCTGGCATCCCAGACTACCGCTCAGAGGGGGTGGGTCTCTACGCCCGTACAGACAGGCGACCAATGCAGTATGCAGAGTATATACGCAGCGCCAAGTCTCGTCAGCGCTATTGGGCTAGGAACTATATGGGCTGGCCACAGTTCTCCTCTCATCAGCCGAACTCTGCCCACCTGGCTCTGCAGCAGTGGGAGGAGCAGGGAAAGGTACACTGGCTGGTAACTCAGAATGTGGACGCGCTTCATTCCAAGGCAGGCCATCAAGGACTGACTGAACTGCACGGCTGCGCACACAG GGTGTTGTGTCTGGGCTGTGGTGCCGTGTCTCCAAGGGAGGACCTCCAGAAGCGGTTCAAAGCACTGAACCCTAGCTGGGGCGCACAGGCAGGAGGTGTGGCTCCCGATGGTGATGTCTTCATTGAGGACGAGCAGGTCCTCCACTTCAGAGTGCCTTCATGTAAGGATTGTGGGGGCATATTGAAGCCAGAGGTGACATTCTTTGGGGACACAGTGAACCGAAGGACAGTGCAGTTTGTACATGAGAGACTAGCTGAGTCCGATGCGGTTCTTGTCGCTGGATCTTCTTTGCAG GTTTATTCTGGATACAGGTTCCTACTGGCAGCAGCTGAACAGAAGATCCCGGTAGCCATCTTGAACATTGGGTCTACCAGGGCCGACCACCTGGCAGAGTTCAGAGTCAGTGCTCGTTGTGGGGAGGTATTGTCTGTCATTCAGCCTCACTga
- the LOC115208069 gene encoding NAD-dependent protein lipoamidase sirtuin-4, mitochondrial isoform X2 has protein sequence MRFPWRPLALCCSAPGRRASSSSVPEGIQSFVPASSTIDAHALEQLQAFLSRATRLFVVTGAGLSTESGIPDYRSEGVGLYARTDRRPMQYAEYIRSAKSRQRYWARNYMGWPQFSSHQPNSAHLALQQWEEQGKVHWLVTQNVDALHSKAGHQGLTELHGCAHRVLCLGCGAVSPREDLQKRFKALNPSWGAQAGGVAPDGDVFIEDEQVLHFRVPSCKDCGGILKPEVTFFGDTVNRRTVQFVHERLAESDAVLVAGSSLQVPTGSS, from the exons ATGCGGTTCCCATGGAGACCCTTGGCACTGTGTTGCTCAGCCCCTGGGAGAcgggcatcatcatcatcagttcCCGAGGGCATCCAGAGCTTTGTGCCCGCCAGCAGCACCATCGATGCCCACGCCCTGGAGCAGCTACAGGCCTTCTTGTCCCGTGCCACGCGCCTCTTCGTCGTCACTGGGGCGGGTCTCTCCACAGAGTCTGGCATCCCAGACTACCGCTCAGAGGGGGTGGGTCTCTACGCCCGTACAGACAGGCGACCAATGCAGTATGCAGAGTATATACGCAGCGCCAAGTCTCGTCAGCGCTATTGGGCTAGGAACTATATGGGCTGGCCACAGTTCTCCTCTCATCAGCCGAACTCTGCCCACCTGGCTCTGCAGCAGTGGGAGGAGCAGGGAAAGGTACACTGGCTGGTAACTCAGAATGTGGACGCGCTTCATTCCAAGGCAGGCCATCAAGGACTGACTGAACTGCACGGCTGCGCACACAG GGTGTTGTGTCTGGGCTGTGGTGCCGTGTCTCCAAGGGAGGACCTCCAGAAGCGGTTCAAAGCACTGAACCCTAGCTGGGGCGCACAGGCAGGAGGTGTGGCTCCCGATGGTGATGTCTTCATTGAGGACGAGCAGGTCCTCCACTTCAGAGTGCCTTCATGTAAGGATTGTGGGGGCATATTGAAGCCAGAGGTGACATTCTTTGGGGACACAGTGAACCGAAGGACAGTGCAGTTTGTACATGAGAGACTAGCTGAGTCCGATGCGGTTCTTGTCGCTGGATCTTCTTTGCAG GTTCCTACTGGCAGCAGCTGA
- the uqcc2 gene encoding ubiquinol-cytochrome-c reductase complex assembly factor 2 gives MSATRYRRFLKLCEEWPRDESKKGRDLGTFLRQRVALAFREGENTQLSDPEKCDQMYESLARINTNIYRERFPRTRDTSFTGVTVEECRMLLATGSMQQMDEEKKGLWKTLTERFSTKPEDVTPEKVPENK, from the exons ATGTCTGCAACACGGTACCGTCGGTTCTTGAAACTCTGCGAAGAATGGCCACGGGACGAATCAAAGAAAGGTCGTGATTTAGGAACGTTTCTAAGACAGAGAGTAGCTCTTGCCTTTCGTGAAGGTGAAAACACACAG CTCTCGGATCCAGAGAAGTGTGATCAAATGTATGAAAGCTTGGCCCGGATTAACACTAACATATACAGAGAACGA TTCCCCCGCACAAGAGACACCAGTTTTACAGGTGTCACAGTGGAAGAATGTAGAATGCTATTAGCAACAG GTAGCATGCAGCAGATGGATGAAGAGAAGAAGGGCTTGTGGAAAACTCTCACAGAGCGTTTCTCCACCAAACCAGAAGATGTCACCCCTGAGAAGGTTCCTGAAAACAAGTAG
- the tspo gene encoding translocator protein, translating to MSWLPMLGLTALPHLGGLYGGYVTRKQVKTWYTTLNKPSWRPPNAAFPVVWTTLYTGMGYGSYLVWKECGGFTEDAVVPLGFYGLQLALNWAWTPIFFGAHKLKMALIEIVMLTGAVGATMVSWYPVNRTASLLLTPYLAWLCLATSLNYCIWRDNPDADEKEE from the exons atGTCGTGGCTGCCTATGCTTGGTTTGACTGCCCTGCCTCATCTAGGGGGGCTCTATGGAGGCTACGTGACACGCAAGCAGGTGAAAACCTGGTACACCACTCTCAACAAGCCGTCATGGCGTCCACCTAATGCTGCGTTCCCAGTAGTGTGGACCACCCTCTACACAGGCATGGG GTATGGCTCCTACCTGGTGTGGAAGGAGTGTGGGGGTTTCACTGAGGATGCTGTGGTACCTTTGGGATTCTATGGGTTGCAGCTGGCTCTCAACTGGGCCTGGACTCCCATCTTCTTTGGAGCACACAAGTTGAAAATG GCACTCATAGAGATAGTGATGTTGACTGGTGCTGTTGGAGCCACCATGGTATCCTGGTATCCCGTCAATCGCACAGCCAGCCTGCTCCTGACACCCTACCTTGCATGGCTGTGCCTGGCCACCTCCCTTAACTACTGCATATGGAGAGATAACCCAGATGCGGATGAAAAGGAGGAGTAG
- the tomm6 gene encoding mitochondrial import receptor subunit TOM6 homolog, with amino-acid sequence MSGAGKKAVGAPSGGVGAPSGGVGEWISTACRFATDRNDFRRNLLVNLGLFAAGVWVARNLSDFDLMSPQPIT; translated from the exons ATGAGTGGAGCTGGAAAAAAGGCTGTCGGGGCACCGTCTGGTGGTGTCGGGGCACCGTCAGGTGGTGTCGGGGAATGGATCAGTACCGCATGTCGGTTCGCTACAGATAGGAATGATTTTCGAAG GAACCTACTGGTCAACCTGGGCCTTTTTGCAGCTGGAGTTTGGGTTGCCAGGAATCTCTCAGATTTTGACCTGATGTCTCCTCAACCGATCACGTAG